From a region of the Leptospira kmetyi serovar Malaysia str. Bejo-Iso9 genome:
- a CDS encoding 6-hydroxymethylpterin diphosphokinase MptE-like protein: MIFGFGLGYHVESYLKKSPRPVNLLILEPIVAFKQIAEKFSDGILKSYSEQGHKIKMIFGLEEFLSKPLTHWLFEGTNKVLPFIHPVYSRKFGDLALAFLDSLKQGSGRGNAQNQAAQNYFQKIWVRNEVRNLSRIFENSNASLILSGARENFFRDQTLLFTGASPSLEAETDWILKNRNRFHVLASDTSLGWILNAGIVPDVVLSIDSSRGTLFHFRNILPREIPILTWLGGSSFLFDLPNPKWIYFSTHPMDQILRSLFFPNAPILENPSLNMAGIGVSFAKQLQYGRMILKGVDFQRPGGKTHCRGSGYETYDRFFLSRTESLSKLRFQKSKSWERRFSVLEVLKKESPELFGAPTLSDSQVAKTKRIEEGLIAEDPKKIEIEKWIRFCVAHPELYLKNYLSPRILRIPLVE, from the coding sequence CAAACAAATCGCTGAAAAATTCTCCGATGGAATTTTAAAATCATACTCGGAACAAGGTCATAAGATCAAAATGATCTTCGGTTTGGAAGAATTCTTATCCAAACCCTTAACCCATTGGCTTTTCGAAGGAACAAACAAAGTCTTACCGTTTATCCATCCGGTTTATTCCAGAAAGTTCGGGGATCTGGCGCTCGCATTTTTGGATTCCTTAAAACAAGGTTCGGGAAGAGGAAACGCGCAAAACCAAGCGGCTCAAAATTACTTTCAGAAAATCTGGGTTCGCAACGAGGTTCGTAACCTTTCTCGAATATTCGAAAATTCGAATGCTTCTTTGATTCTTTCGGGCGCAAGGGAGAATTTTTTTCGGGACCAAACCCTTCTGTTTACGGGCGCGAGCCCTTCCCTCGAAGCGGAAACCGATTGGATTTTAAAAAACCGGAATCGTTTTCATGTTCTCGCTTCGGACACTTCTTTGGGTTGGATCTTAAACGCGGGAATCGTTCCCGACGTCGTATTGAGCATCGATTCTTCGAGAGGAACTCTATTCCATTTTCGGAATATTCTTCCCCGAGAGATCCCAATCCTGACCTGGCTCGGAGGTTCGTCCTTTTTGTTCGATCTTCCCAATCCGAAATGGATTTACTTTTCCACACATCCGATGGATCAGATTCTCCGTTCCCTTTTTTTCCCGAACGCTCCGATCCTCGAAAATCCGTCCTTGAATATGGCCGGAATCGGAGTATCTTTCGCCAAACAGCTCCAATACGGAAGAATGATCCTAAAAGGCGTGGACTTTCAAAGACCCGGGGGCAAAACCCATTGCCGGGGAAGCGGTTACGAAACCTACGATCGATTCTTTCTTTCCCGAACGGAAAGTCTTTCCAAACTCCGATTTCAAAAATCCAAATCCTGGGAACGAAGATTCTCCGTTTTAGAGGTTTTAAAAAAAGAATCCCCGGAACTTTTTGGAGCCCCTACGTTGTCTGACTCTCAGGTCGCGAAAACCAAAAGGATCGAGGAAGGTTTGATCGCGGAAGATCCGAAAAAGATTGAGATCGAAAAATGGATTCGATTTTGCGTCGCACATCCGGAACTATATCTAAAGAACTATCTTTCTCCTCGGATTCTCCGCATTCCTTTGGTTGAATGA
- a CDS encoding response regulator produces MNKGYIICVDDEVSVLETIQQQLRNEFGESHEIETASSAEDGLALMEEIQSSGYVIEVVIADQVMPGMKGSQFLEEVHKRLPDSIKIMLTGQAGLDSAIHAINYGGLSRYVEKPWNIEELTGDIRFLIEKFRQNLENQHLINELNRKIQELEEENQKLQKES; encoded by the coding sequence ATGAATAAAGGTTATATCATTTGTGTCGATGATGAAGTATCGGTGCTGGAAACGATCCAGCAGCAGCTTCGGAACGAATTCGGAGAAAGCCACGAAATCGAAACCGCGAGTAGCGCGGAAGACGGTCTGGCCCTCATGGAAGAAATCCAAAGTTCCGGATACGTAATCGAAGTGGTGATCGCTGATCAGGTGATGCCCGGCATGAAAGGTTCTCAGTTTTTGGAAGAAGTCCACAAAAGACTTCCCGACTCGATCAAGATCATGCTCACCGGTCAAGCTGGTCTCGATTCCGCGATCCACGCGATCAACTACGGAGGTTTAAGCCGTTATGTGGAAAAACCCTGGAACATCGAGGAACTCACGGGGGACATTCGATTTCTGATCGAGAAATTCCGCCAAAATTTAGAAAACCAACATTTAATCAATGAACTCAATAGAAAAATCCAAGAACTGGAAGAAGAAAATCAAAAACTCCAGAAAGAATCCTGA
- a CDS encoding HEAT repeat domain-containing protein codes for MNSIEKSKNWKKKIKNSRKNPEKTNRTFVKYILFFAYTILLFFAGMSVFSAPHPTKPVKLSEEQLLKKKEILLQVLKFGTTKERAMALRELEDFPPEHSGALIDQLGKILDKDPDWMMRVYAIRTVAELKLTQFEESILKLLKSEQLDIQRESIYATKKLKIEKAAPILFEILKTQDFTKNSNLTVGLLDALGEFPPREEASAFLLARLGENFNDPEIRAQIALFFGKSKDKKAEGSLLEIYKDSKEPITLRSFSVSSLGKMKSISSMPTIKEELEKIRNLKSKNEVKDYQPLKIHSVTALVSMGDKDILEELYAYARDDDPVVRLRAIKHLTDTGDLSVLEILEYKAQRDPSEKVKKAAKAAIEKLKKGESGGDIDSKEPEGSKFRPGNKERPIRSVDSPLPGTSNSAPDGGTSPPSSGGSGKSESEDLED; via the coding sequence ATGAACTCAATAGAAAAATCCAAGAACTGGAAGAAGAAAATCAAAAACTCCAGAAAGAATCCTGAAAAAACGAACCGTACTTTTGTGAAATACATTCTCTTTTTTGCATATACCATTCTCCTTTTTTTTGCGGGGATGTCCGTCTTCTCCGCTCCGCATCCGACGAAACCGGTCAAACTTTCCGAAGAACAACTTCTTAAGAAAAAGGAAATCCTTCTTCAGGTTCTTAAGTTCGGAACCACGAAGGAAAGAGCGATGGCTCTTCGGGAACTCGAGGACTTCCCTCCCGAACATTCCGGAGCGCTCATTGATCAGCTGGGCAAAATTTTGGACAAGGACCCGGATTGGATGATGCGGGTTTACGCGATCCGAACCGTGGCCGAGTTGAAACTGACCCAGTTCGAAGAATCCATTCTCAAACTTTTAAAAAGCGAACAACTCGACATCCAAAGAGAATCGATCTACGCGACTAAAAAACTCAAAATCGAAAAAGCCGCTCCGATTCTTTTCGAAATTTTAAAAACCCAGGACTTTACGAAGAATTCGAATCTTACCGTCGGACTTTTGGACGCTTTGGGAGAATTTCCTCCGCGAGAAGAAGCTTCCGCTTTTTTACTCGCACGTCTCGGTGAAAACTTCAACGATCCTGAGATCCGCGCGCAGATCGCCCTTTTCTTCGGCAAAAGCAAGGACAAAAAAGCCGAAGGTTCTTTACTCGAAATCTATAAGGATTCCAAGGAACCGATCACACTCCGAAGTTTTTCCGTGAGTTCATTAGGAAAAATGAAATCGATTTCATCCATGCCCACGATCAAGGAAGAATTGGAAAAGATCCGAAACCTCAAAAGCAAAAACGAGGTTAAGGATTATCAGCCTTTGAAGATTCATTCCGTGACCGCCCTCGTTTCCATGGGGGACAAGGATATATTAGAAGAATTGTATGCGTATGCGAGAGACGACGATCCGGTCGTCAGACTCCGCGCGATCAAACATCTCACGGACACGGGCGATCTTTCCGTTCTGGAAATTTTGGAATACAAGGCTCAGAGAGATCCGAGTGAAAAAGTAAAAAAAGCCGCCAAGGCCGCGATCGAAAAATTGAAAAAGGGAGAATCGGGCGGCGATATCGATTCTAAGGAACCCGAAGGTTCCAAGTTCAGACCCGGCAACAAGGAAAGACCGATTCGGTCCGTGGATTCTCCGTTACCCGGAACCTCGAACTCCGCGCCCGATGGCGGAACCTCCCCTCCTTCTTCCGGCGGCAGTGGAAAGTCCGAGTCCGAAGACTTGGAGGACTAA
- a CDS encoding LIC_11959 family protein yields the protein MCNFLNIPKTLWMLVLFLGMIVDFPILGKTLFAQEVHRAAATYRSSISYSEPRVADLKESLSSSSPNFPDSIKLFFQELKGNYAVFYDWNGETVYYKYRINKFDKSRARQVRKLAEGAAYEVRGKWEGLIVFQVSTIPLFKKASEITLEEKKARFSIPVFDLVEFRELALDEIIY from the coding sequence TTGTGCAACTTTTTGAATATTCCAAAAACGTTGTGGATGCTCGTTCTTTTTTTGGGAATGATCGTCGACTTTCCGATCCTCGGAAAAACGCTTTTTGCTCAGGAAGTTCACAGAGCCGCGGCGACGTATCGGAGTTCGATTTCCTATTCGGAACCGAGAGTCGCCGACCTTAAAGAATCCTTATCCTCTTCTTCTCCGAATTTTCCGGATTCGATCAAACTTTTCTTTCAGGAACTCAAGGGAAACTACGCCGTTTTTTACGATTGGAACGGCGAAACCGTATATTACAAATATAGAATCAACAAGTTCGACAAATCCAGAGCGAGACAGGTTCGCAAACTCGCCGAAGGCGCGGCCTACGAGGTGCGCGGTAAGTGGGAAGGTTTGATCGTGTTCCAGGTTTCCACGATTCCTCTTTTTAAAAAAGCCTCCGAAATCACCCTTGAAGAAAAGAAGGCACGGTTTTCCATTCCCGTTTTTGATCTCGTAGAATTTCGGGAACTCGCTTTGGATGAAATCATTTACTGA